AGAAGTGTTCGCGGAAATCAAACAGAAGCAGGGAGTTTCACTGCGTTGGCTTGTGGTGGAAGGCCAGGCAATGAACACGGACCACAAAGCAAAAACGGATTTCGAAAAAGAAGCGGTCAAGGCGTTAAAGTCCGGCCGCGGGTTTCACGAACAAAATGAAAACGGCGTCTATCAGCGAGCCGCCGCGATCACTCTTTCCAACCACTGCCTGAAATGTCACGTCCCCGATCGACGAGACACGCGCGACCGCACAGCAGGCTTAGTGATTTCCATTCCCGTAGCATCGAATTAGAAGTTGCCAAACAGCGAATCTCGCTGACTTGCAGCCGCGGAACAAGCGTTTCGGACGATGAAGGCTGTTTCCCACGAGCCCGAACCGGCCACGA
This DNA window, taken from Fuerstiella marisgermanici, encodes the following:
- a CDS encoding c-type heme family protein, translating into MTTANLSTIVFAAVFVAAGSLLASSDESTDAAKTGAVEGTSTVATTTVEAARRQAEILHEAMHSTLQITHDRFYREDEGLPIPAFSMKEVFAEIKQKQGVSLRWLVVEGQAMNTDHKAKTDFEKEAVKALKSGRGFHEQNENGVYQRAAAITLSNHCLKCHVPDRRDTRDRTAGLVISIPVASN